A window of Cryptomeria japonica chromosome 3, Sugi_1.0, whole genome shotgun sequence contains these coding sequences:
- the LOC131054584 gene encoding F-box/kelch-repeat protein At1g80440-like — protein MQGSLFRRLPDEIGWECLVRVELNSHHNLRCVCKSWNAALKSPQFYQERKKLQISEKRICVLQKMDSNWKRVVVYDLEKNSYKSLPPIPAQIYGNCHCHVVKQKLVLIGDIFRFGGGNCLLLYDFACSKWREGAAMPEWKDEFASAVDEERGLIYVGGGFHCKYPVASASVYNVEEDRWDLLPDMNTCMDDFTGAFADGKFYVMGDGHYCRTIEVFDSYTRSWKTMENRFRSVSMCFVSAFERLYCFFGMGLIEYDYRQDKLNIVETFPTENWHVSIDFTVAVGHNIFICRWDLIQGETFYLLTPPSERGGGGAFKWTSIERPLGSQGYAINAATLDL, from the coding sequence ATGCAGGGATCTCTGTTTCGTCGTCTTCCAGATGAAATTGGGTGGGAATGTCTGGTGAGGGTGGAGTTGAACTCTCATCATAATCTTAGATGTGTCTGCAAAAGCTGGAACGCCGCACTGAAAAGCCCCCAGTTTTATCAAGAAAGAAAAAAATTGCAGATTTCAGAGAAACGGATTTGTGTGCTCCAGAAAATGGACAGCAATTGGAAGAGAGTAGTGGTGTACGACCTGGAGAAGAACTCCTACAAAAGTCTACCGCCCATTCCCGCTCAAATTTACGGCAACTGTCACTGCCATGTCGTGAAACAAAAACTGGTTTTGATTGGGGATATCTTTCGCTTCGGTGGAGGAAATTGTTTATTGTTGTATGATTTTGCTTGTTCCAAATGGCGGGAGGGTGCCGCAATGCCGGAATGGAAGGATGAATTTGCCTCCGCAGTGGACGAGGAGAGGGGACTTATTTATGTGGGTGGAGGGTTTCACTGCAAATATCCCGTCGCTAGCGCTTCAGTTTACAATGTGGAGGAGGACAGGTGGGATCTCCTCCCCGATATGAACACCTGTATGGACGACTTTACAGGTGCTTTTGCTGACGGCAAGTTTTATGTAATGGGCGACGGCCATTACTGCCGCACCATTGAGGTTTTTGATTCCTACACGAGAAGCTGGAAAACTATGGAGAACAGATTTAGAAGTGTGAGTATGTGCTTCGTAAGTGCGTTTGAGCGCTTGTACTGCTTTTTTGGTATGGGATTGATCGAATATGACTATAGACAAGATAAATTGAACATTGTAGAGACTTTTCCGACGGAGAATTGGCACGTATCTATTGATTTCACTGTAGCGGTTGGCCATAACATCTTTATTTGCAGATGGGATCTTATTCAAGGTGAAACGTTTTATCTGCTCACACCTCCAAgtgagagaggaggaggaggagcattcAAGTGGACTAGCATTGAGAGACCATTAGGCTCCCAGGGTTACGCTATAAATGCTGCTACCTTGGATCTTTGA
- the LOC131054580 gene encoding probable CCR4-associated factor 1 homolog 7 produces the protein MASAGTSTGTTTSTDDGLLIREVWAANLEEEFTLISEFVDDYPYLAVGTEFPGVVFNPVGSFQSDAEYKYAELRDNVNLFKLIQLGFTFSDKNGNLPKCGTNQECVWQLNFREFNSHINKHNIFSIEMLKKCGIDFQRNEQFGIDSKVFRDLFMSSRVVLNENVLWISFQGRYDFGYLIKLLTNQDLPKDQAEFFKLFWTYFPKSYDIKNLLKLCSKELLGGLDTLANKLKVERVGTKHQAGSDSLLN, from the coding sequence ATGGCAAGTGCAGGGACAAGCACCGGTACAACGACAAGCACGGATGATGGTCTTTTAATTCGTGAGGTATGGGCAGCCAATCTGGAAGAAGAATTCACGTTAATTAGTGAATTCGTAGATGATTATCCATACTTAGCCGTGGGCACAGAGTTTCCTGGGGTTGTTTTTAACCCTGTGGGCAGTTTCCAGAGTGATGCAGAATACAAGTACGCCGAGCTCAGAGACAATGTGAAtctatttaaattaattcaattgGGTTTCACATTTTCCGATAAGAATGGCAACTTGCCCAAATGTGGAACTAATCAGGAATGCGTCTGGCAGTTGAATTTCAGGGAGTTCAATAGCCATATTAATAAGCATAATATTTTTTCGATCGAGATGCTTAAGAAGTGTGGTATTGATTTTCAGAGGAATGAGCAATTTGGTATTGATTCCAAAGTTTTTAGGGATCTTTTCATGTCCTCTCGGGTGGTGCTAAATGAGAATGTGCTGTGGATTAGCTTTCAAGGGAGATATGATTTTGGGTACCTGATAAAATTGCTCACGAACCAAGATCTGCCGAAAGATCAAGCTGAATTTTTCAAGCTATTTTGGACCTATTTCCCTAAATCGTATGATATCAAGAATTTGTTAAAACTTTGTAGTAAAGAGCTCCTTGGTGGATTGGACACGCTTGCAAACAAACTCAAGGTGGAAAGGGTTGGAACTAAGCATCAAGCTGGCTCTGATAGCTTGCTTAATTAA